A single genomic interval of Ramlibacter pinisoli harbors:
- a CDS encoding M16 family metallopeptidase → MVHDTAAGTPVLRTLANGVRLLAIPMPHVRSASIGVFLHVGSRDETPATNGIGHVLEHMAFKGTTTRSVQAINLDAERLGADVNAFTGKDTTGYFMTGLGRHAEQLLRMTADIVLNSTFPEAELQRELEVIRQEAIEYEEDPQESSSDLLDRAIWGDDPMGMPVIGTVANIERFSRQDLVGHVQAHYAADKTVVAAAGNFDVAAWLALAAELFAAMPASAARADARPVVPATYVGHALGRRFTQVSQVFLNMAYPLAPAAQDQLPQQRWRLAASLAANLFGGGMSAPLVDTVREQLGLAYTAHSTVDSGDAWANFVVQAVTTPDKLDALVTATGRLLRAQAGAIDPVHLERAKNQLTVSRVRAGERTYATMEQAVEELFASGTVTSIPQALALIDDIDADEVRAVFERMLANPIALAITGKGASARGARQLVASLAAADR, encoded by the coding sequence ATGGTTCACGACACCGCGGCGGGCACGCCGGTCCTGCGCACGCTCGCCAACGGGGTCAGGCTGCTGGCCATCCCCATGCCCCATGTGCGCAGCGCCAGCATCGGCGTGTTCCTGCACGTGGGCTCGCGCGACGAGACGCCGGCCACCAACGGCATCGGCCACGTCCTGGAGCACATGGCGTTCAAGGGAACGACCACCCGGTCCGTGCAGGCCATCAACCTGGATGCCGAGCGGCTGGGCGCGGACGTCAATGCGTTCACCGGCAAGGACACGACCGGCTACTTCATGACGGGCCTGGGCCGGCACGCGGAGCAACTGCTGCGCATGACGGCCGACATTGTCCTGAACAGCACCTTCCCCGAAGCCGAACTGCAGCGCGAGCTGGAGGTGATCCGCCAGGAGGCGATCGAGTACGAGGAAGACCCGCAGGAGAGCTCCAGCGACCTGCTGGACCGTGCGATCTGGGGCGACGATCCGATGGGAATGCCGGTGATCGGCACCGTGGCGAACATCGAACGCTTCAGCCGCCAGGACTTGGTCGGCCACGTGCAAGCCCACTACGCGGCGGACAAGACCGTCGTCGCCGCGGCCGGCAACTTCGACGTCGCCGCCTGGCTGGCCCTGGCCGCCGAGCTCTTCGCCGCGATGCCGGCATCGGCGGCCCGCGCCGACGCGCGGCCCGTCGTGCCGGCGACCTACGTCGGCCATGCCCTGGGCCGGCGCTTCACGCAGGTCTCGCAGGTGTTCCTGAACATGGCCTACCCGCTGGCGCCGGCGGCGCAGGACCAGCTGCCGCAGCAGCGCTGGCGCCTGGCGGCTTCGCTGGCCGCCAATTTGTTCGGCGGCGGGATGTCAGCTCCCCTGGTGGACACGGTGCGCGAGCAGCTCGGCCTGGCCTACACGGCCCATTCGACGGTGGACAGCGGAGACGCCTGGGCCAACTTCGTGGTGCAGGCGGTCACGACACCGGACAAGCTCGATGCGCTGGTGACGGCCACCGGCCGCCTGCTGCGGGCGCAGGCCGGCGCCATCGACCCGGTGCACCTGGAGCGGGCCAAGAACCAGCTGACGGTGTCGCGCGTGCGCGCCGGCGAGAGGACCTATGCCACCATGGAACAGGCGGTCGAGGAGCTCTTCGCCAGCGGGACCGTCACGTCGATACCGCAAGCGCTCGCCCTGATCGACGACATCGACGCGGACGAAGTGCGGGCGGTGTTCGAGCGCATGCTGGCCAACCCGATCGCGCTGGCGATCACCGGCAAGGGCGCCAGTGCCCGGGGCGCGCGCCAGCTGGTGGCCTCCCTGGCGGCCGCCGACCGTTAG
- a CDS encoding HU family DNA-binding protein, translating into MNKTELVQSLASTTDQTQASALRSIDAFVKIVSDELAKGGEIVIPGFGSFKRADRAERAGRNPKTGEALTIAASTTVRFIPGAALKGAVNNRSD; encoded by the coding sequence ATGAACAAGACCGAGCTCGTGCAATCTTTGGCTTCCACCACCGACCAGACTCAGGCATCCGCCCTCCGGTCCATCGATGCCTTCGTCAAGATCGTCTCCGACGAGCTCGCGAAAGGCGGAGAGATCGTGATTCCCGGCTTCGGCAGCTTCAAGAGGGCTGACCGGGCGGAGCGCGCCGGCCGCAATCCCAAGACGGGCGAGGCCCTGACGATCGCCGCGTCCACGACCGTGCGGTTCATCCCGGGTGCCGCGCTGAAGGGCGCCGTCAACAACCGGAGCGACTGA
- a CDS encoding HU family DNA-binding protein produces the protein MATAKKSTKTASTPKAAAGKTKAPAKAARKAAPTKAAAGPMKPIKEVFNKSSLATHLAETTGVEPKAVKAVMAALESTMIASVNRKGAGSFQLPGLLKVTAIAVPAKKARKGINPFTKEETVFKAKPASVKLKVRPLKKLKDAAA, from the coding sequence ATGGCAACTGCGAAGAAATCGACCAAGACTGCATCCACCCCGAAGGCTGCTGCCGGCAAGACCAAGGCGCCCGCGAAGGCGGCCCGCAAGGCAGCTCCCACCAAGGCGGCTGCCGGCCCGATGAAGCCCATCAAGGAAGTGTTCAACAAGAGCAGCCTGGCCACCCACCTGGCCGAGACCACCGGTGTCGAGCCCAAGGCCGTCAAGGCCGTGATGGCCGCGCTCGAGAGCACGATGATCGCGTCCGTCAATCGCAAGGGCGCCGGCAGCTTCCAGCTCCCGGGCCTGCTGAAGGTCACGGCGATCGCGGTGCCGGCCAAGAAGGCGCGCAAGGGCATCAACCCGTTCACCAAGGAAGAGACGGTCTTCAAGGCCAAGCCCGCCTCGGTGAAACTGAAGGTGCGCCCGCTCAAGAAGCTGAAGGACGCCGCGGCCTAA